The following coding sequences are from one Sylvia atricapilla isolate bSylAtr1 chromosome 23, bSylAtr1.pri, whole genome shotgun sequence window:
- the SNX19 gene encoding sorting nexin-19 isoform X2 encodes MPAQRPSGSRRPLLALLAALGWLLALRLLLDVRALALLCGAVAVLGAWLGPPALRPRGRRLRLERFVSSLRAPAGGPADESRLEKEIASTVRKVVRDFVASWYRTVSGEPAFEAEVERAMLGLAAELRRRMRRVDRRALARRLLLLCGQHLQSFLRARDALRADPKGGRTLWKEYGRLAGPHPALLSAAAEVRCARAAVDALLRALVPWPHLETRTGRFVVVELVACNVLLPAIRKMSDPDWINLLLIAAFSKKPRAGKSHPAPPVPDSLPFPAQTDAAPAGLTPSPRAAEGLRREAGAAGEEGEEVSRSCHAEEPFLRPQALGSLFPCEGLELESPAADMGQDVELLAPSPAGELLEEPPQDPSVPEGTSASEDGTGDLDQGPGPSSDAGLLPTSALSSCPDIQIEPAVEKEEESPAVLRRFSSQRPSSLGRDLGAAEGPAQFPPEPGQGLPLLSSSPTASMSTFSFEPLSSPEGPVVIQNLRITGTITAREHSGTGFHPYTLYTVKYETALESEVAGSLQQVAYHTVNRRYREFLNLQTRLEEKPELRKFLKNIKGPKKLFPDLPFGNMDSDKVEARKSLLESFLKQLCAVPEIANSEEVQEFLALNTDARIAFVKKPFVVSRIDKIVVNAIVDTLKTAFPRSEPQSPTEELSESEVDGKSQTDGKKATKSRLRFSSSKITPVLSVSEAHDRIVYSIREGSAVSGSLSLAAMESFIQKQEKLLEAVPSKAPEGQGGRGAKEVSVQEETDGLSTPDTDSETALADLALDVLRLVLVDHWSWLCTENIQRVFNLLFGTLVQRALGCTRSCRGVVVTELQARTAAAKRNGSPGPAG; translated from the exons ATGCCGGCCCAGCGCCCCTCGGGGTCCCGGCGGCCGCTGCTGGCGCTGCTGGCGGcgctgggctggctgctggccctgcGGCTGCTGCTGGACGTGCGGGCGCTGGCGCTGCTGTGCGGGGCCGTGGCCGTGCTGGGGGCCTGGCTGGGCCCCCCGGCCCTGcgcccccgcggccgccgcctgCGCCTGGAGCGCTTCGTGAGCTCGCTGCGGGCCCCGGCCGGCGGCCCCGCGGACGAGAGCCGCCTGGAGAAGGAGATCGCCAGCACCGTCCGTAAAGTGGTGCGGGATTTCGTGGCCTCCTGGTACCGCACGGTGAGCGGAGAGCCGGCCTTCGAGGCCGAGGTGGAGAGGGCCATGCTGGGGCTGGCGGCGGAGCTGAGGCGGCGGATGAGGCGGGTGGACCGGCGAGCCCTGGCCCGCcgcctgctcctgctgtgcgGGCAGCACCTCCAGAGCTTCCTGCGGGCACGGGATGCGCTGAGAGCCGACCCCAAGGGCGGCAGGACGCTGTGGAAGGAGTACGGCCGGCTGGCAGGGCCGCACCCCGCCCTGCTGAGCGCCGCCGCCGAGGTGCGCTGTGCCCGCGCCGCCGTGGACGCGCTGCTGCGGGCGCTGGTGCCGTGGCCGCACCTGGAGACGCGGACCGGACGTTTTGTTGTGGTGGAGCTGGTGGCCTGCAACGTGCTGCTGCCCGCCATCAGGAAGATGTCCGATCCCGACTGGATCAACCTGCTGCTCATTGCGGCGTTTTCCAAGAAGCCCCGGGCTGGGAAGTCCCACCCTGCACCCCCGGTGCCGGATTCCTTGCCTTTCCCGGCACAGACGGACGCAGCTCCCGCCGGGCTAACCCCGTCCCCgagggctgcagaggggctcagaagagaggcaggggctgctggagaggagggagaggaggtgagCAGGTCGTGCCATGCGGAGGAGCCCTTCCTGCGCCCCCAAGCCCTGGGATCCCTCTTCCCCTGTGAGGGTTTGGAGCTGGAATCCCCTGCAGCTGACATGGGCcaggacgtggagctgctggctccttCCCCCGCTGgagagctcctggaggagcCCCCGCAGGACCCCTCTGTGCCAGAGGGAACATCAGCCTCGGAGGATGGCACAGGGGACTTGGACCAGGGCCCTGGCCCCAGCTCAGATGCTGGCCTGCTTCCCACCTCTGCTTTGAGCTCCTGCCCTGACATCCAGATCGAGCCGGCGGttgagaaggaggaggaaagcccAGCTGTCCTCAGGAGGTTCTCCTCACAAAGACCCTCCAGCCTGGGGAGAGatctgggagcagcagagggccCAGCACAGTTTCCCCCAGAGCCCGGGCAGGGTCtgcccctgctctcctcctccccgACAGCTTCCATGAGCACCTTCAGCTTCGAGCCCCTGAGCAGCCCCGAGGGGCCGGTGGTGATCCAGAACCTGCGGATAACCGGGACCATCACTGCCCGGGAGCACAGCGGGACCGGCTTCCACCCCTACACCCTGTACACCGTCAAG TATGAGACAGCCCTGGAGAGCGAGGTGGCgggcagcctgcagcaggtggCTTACCACACCGTGAACCGCCGCTACCGCGAGTTCCTCAACCTCCAGaccaggctggaggagaagccGGAGCTCCGCAAGTTCCTCAAAA ACATCAAAGGCCCAAAGAAACTGTTCCCTGATCTGCCATTTGGAAACATGGACAGCGATAAAGTGGAAGCCAGGAAAAGTCTGCTGGAATCTTTCCTGAAG CAACTGTGTGCAGTCCCTGAGATTGCCAACAGTGAGGAGGTGCAGGAGTTCCTGGCCCTCAACACCGACGCCAGGATCGCCTTTGTCAAGAAGCCCTTCGTTGTCTCCAGGATAGACAAG ATCGTTGTCAATGCCATCGTGGACACCTTGAAGACAGCATTCCCCAGGtcagagccccagagccccaCGGAGGAGCTGAGCGAGTCAGAAGTGGATGGGAAATCCCAGACAGACGGGAAGAAAGCGACCAA GTCCAGGCTGAGGTTCTCATCCAGTAAAATCACTCCAGTGCTGAGTGTGAGTGAAGCTCATGACAGGATCGTGTACTCCATCAGGGAGGGCAGTGCT GTCTCTGGCAGCCTGTCTCTGGCTGCTATGGAATCCTTCATCcagaagcaggagaagctgctggaagcagtcCCCAGCAAAGCTCCTGAAGGccagggtggcagaggagccAAGGAAGTCTCTGTGCAGGAAGAAACGGATGGGCTGAGCACACCGGACACTG ACTCAGAGACAGCTTTGGCTGACCTGGCGCTGGACGTGCTTCGTCTGGTGCTGGTGGATCACTGGAGCTGGCTGTGCACAGAGAACATCCAGAGGGTCTTCAACCTGCTCTTTGGGACCCTGGTTCAAAG GGCTCTTGGATGTACTCGGAGCTGCCGGGGCGTAGTGGTGACGGAATTGCAAGCACGAACAGCAGCTGCCAAGAGGAACGGgtctcctggccctgctggctga
- the SNX19 gene encoding sorting nexin-19 isoform X1: protein MPAQRPSGSRRPLLALLAALGWLLALRLLLDVRALALLCGAVAVLGAWLGPPALRPRGRRLRLERFVSSLRAPAGGPADESRLEKEIASTVRKVVRDFVASWYRTVSGEPAFEAEVERAMLGLAAELRRRMRRVDRRALARRLLLLCGQHLQSFLRARDALRADPKGGRTLWKEYGRLAGPHPALLSAAAEVRCARAAVDALLRALVPWPHLETRTGRFVVVELVACNVLLPAIRKMSDPDWINLLLIAAFSKKPRAGKSHPAPPVPDSLPFPAQTDAAPAGLTPSPRAAEGLRREAGAAGEEGEEVSRSCHAEEPFLRPQALGSLFPCEGLELESPAADMGQDVELLAPSPAGELLEEPPQDPSVPEGTSASEDGTGDLDQGPGPSSDAGLLPTSALSSCPDIQIEPAVEKEEESPAVLRRFSSQRPSSLGRDLGAAEGPAQFPPEPGQGLPLLSSSPTASMSTFSFEPLSSPEGPVVIQNLRITGTITAREHSGTGFHPYTLYTVKYETALESEVAGSLQQVAYHTVNRRYREFLNLQTRLEEKPELRKFLKNIKGPKKLFPDLPFGNMDSDKVEARKSLLESFLKQLCAVPEIANSEEVQEFLALNTDARIAFVKKPFVVSRIDKIVVNAIVDTLKTAFPRSEPQSPTEELSESEVDGKSQTDGKKATKSRLRFSSSKITPVLSVSEAHDRIVYSIREGSAVSGSLSLAAMESFIQKQEKLLEAVPSKAPEGQGGRGAKEVSVQEETDGLSTPDTDSETALADLALDVLRLVLVDHWSWLCTENIQRVFNLLFGTLVQRWLEVQMVTLTCTQRWVQYLQLLQESIWPGGVLPAVPKPPRTEEQKKATAEQALQSLMGILPNVIQEILGTSKCRMSWSLVLESLSQPVINRHLVFCLLDILLEFLVLKDSSKEPESAAATPCPCSGPDKGVPAL, encoded by the exons ATGCCGGCCCAGCGCCCCTCGGGGTCCCGGCGGCCGCTGCTGGCGCTGCTGGCGGcgctgggctggctgctggccctgcGGCTGCTGCTGGACGTGCGGGCGCTGGCGCTGCTGTGCGGGGCCGTGGCCGTGCTGGGGGCCTGGCTGGGCCCCCCGGCCCTGcgcccccgcggccgccgcctgCGCCTGGAGCGCTTCGTGAGCTCGCTGCGGGCCCCGGCCGGCGGCCCCGCGGACGAGAGCCGCCTGGAGAAGGAGATCGCCAGCACCGTCCGTAAAGTGGTGCGGGATTTCGTGGCCTCCTGGTACCGCACGGTGAGCGGAGAGCCGGCCTTCGAGGCCGAGGTGGAGAGGGCCATGCTGGGGCTGGCGGCGGAGCTGAGGCGGCGGATGAGGCGGGTGGACCGGCGAGCCCTGGCCCGCcgcctgctcctgctgtgcgGGCAGCACCTCCAGAGCTTCCTGCGGGCACGGGATGCGCTGAGAGCCGACCCCAAGGGCGGCAGGACGCTGTGGAAGGAGTACGGCCGGCTGGCAGGGCCGCACCCCGCCCTGCTGAGCGCCGCCGCCGAGGTGCGCTGTGCCCGCGCCGCCGTGGACGCGCTGCTGCGGGCGCTGGTGCCGTGGCCGCACCTGGAGACGCGGACCGGACGTTTTGTTGTGGTGGAGCTGGTGGCCTGCAACGTGCTGCTGCCCGCCATCAGGAAGATGTCCGATCCCGACTGGATCAACCTGCTGCTCATTGCGGCGTTTTCCAAGAAGCCCCGGGCTGGGAAGTCCCACCCTGCACCCCCGGTGCCGGATTCCTTGCCTTTCCCGGCACAGACGGACGCAGCTCCCGCCGGGCTAACCCCGTCCCCgagggctgcagaggggctcagaagagaggcaggggctgctggagaggagggagaggaggtgagCAGGTCGTGCCATGCGGAGGAGCCCTTCCTGCGCCCCCAAGCCCTGGGATCCCTCTTCCCCTGTGAGGGTTTGGAGCTGGAATCCCCTGCAGCTGACATGGGCcaggacgtggagctgctggctccttCCCCCGCTGgagagctcctggaggagcCCCCGCAGGACCCCTCTGTGCCAGAGGGAACATCAGCCTCGGAGGATGGCACAGGGGACTTGGACCAGGGCCCTGGCCCCAGCTCAGATGCTGGCCTGCTTCCCACCTCTGCTTTGAGCTCCTGCCCTGACATCCAGATCGAGCCGGCGGttgagaaggaggaggaaagcccAGCTGTCCTCAGGAGGTTCTCCTCACAAAGACCCTCCAGCCTGGGGAGAGatctgggagcagcagagggccCAGCACAGTTTCCCCCAGAGCCCGGGCAGGGTCtgcccctgctctcctcctccccgACAGCTTCCATGAGCACCTTCAGCTTCGAGCCCCTGAGCAGCCCCGAGGGGCCGGTGGTGATCCAGAACCTGCGGATAACCGGGACCATCACTGCCCGGGAGCACAGCGGGACCGGCTTCCACCCCTACACCCTGTACACCGTCAAG TATGAGACAGCCCTGGAGAGCGAGGTGGCgggcagcctgcagcaggtggCTTACCACACCGTGAACCGCCGCTACCGCGAGTTCCTCAACCTCCAGaccaggctggaggagaagccGGAGCTCCGCAAGTTCCTCAAAA ACATCAAAGGCCCAAAGAAACTGTTCCCTGATCTGCCATTTGGAAACATGGACAGCGATAAAGTGGAAGCCAGGAAAAGTCTGCTGGAATCTTTCCTGAAG CAACTGTGTGCAGTCCCTGAGATTGCCAACAGTGAGGAGGTGCAGGAGTTCCTGGCCCTCAACACCGACGCCAGGATCGCCTTTGTCAAGAAGCCCTTCGTTGTCTCCAGGATAGACAAG ATCGTTGTCAATGCCATCGTGGACACCTTGAAGACAGCATTCCCCAGGtcagagccccagagccccaCGGAGGAGCTGAGCGAGTCAGAAGTGGATGGGAAATCCCAGACAGACGGGAAGAAAGCGACCAA GTCCAGGCTGAGGTTCTCATCCAGTAAAATCACTCCAGTGCTGAGTGTGAGTGAAGCTCATGACAGGATCGTGTACTCCATCAGGGAGGGCAGTGCT GTCTCTGGCAGCCTGTCTCTGGCTGCTATGGAATCCTTCATCcagaagcaggagaagctgctggaagcagtcCCCAGCAAAGCTCCTGAAGGccagggtggcagaggagccAAGGAAGTCTCTGTGCAGGAAGAAACGGATGGGCTGAGCACACCGGACACTG ACTCAGAGACAGCTTTGGCTGACCTGGCGCTGGACGTGCTTCGTCTGGTGCTGGTGGATCACTGGAGCTGGCTGTGCACAGAGAACATCCAGAGGGTCTTCAACCTGCTCTTTGGGACCCTGGTTCAAAG gtgGCTGGAAGTGCAGATGGTTACCCTGACCTGCACCCAGCGCTGGGTCCAGTACCTCCAGTTGCTCCAGGAATCCATCTGGCCTGGAGGAGTTTTACCAGCAGTGCCTAAACCCCCCaggacagaggagcagaagaagGCAACAGCAGAGcaagccctgcagagcctgatGGGGATCTTGCCCA ATGTGATCCAGGAAATCCTTGGGACCAGTAAGTGTCGGATGAGCTGGAGCCTGGTGCTGGAGTCGCTGAGCCAGCCTGTGATCAACAG GCACCTGGTGTTCTGCCTCCTGGACATTCTGCTGGAGTTCTTGGTTCTGAAGGATTCCAGCAAGGAGCCTGAGTCTGCAGCTGCCACACCATGTCCCTGCAGTGGCCCAGACAAAGGTGTCCCAGCACTTTAA